The DNA window TTGCTTCTTGTTTGAACTTTTCAAAACATGGAAAGTTTGTAAAGCAACTCCTCATCAATTGGGACTCAAAACGAATTAGTTTTTGCCAAAATGCTTTTACATTGGTGTATACATAGCAAATAAGCATGGTTTTGCCTTGTAATCTAAGAGTGAATTCATTCAGGTACATGGTCAAGTCTACAGAAAAAGCTAATTTTCAAAACCATTAACCGTTTCTGAGTAACAGTTGAGGGCAGttctttttatttaagaaaaattcaGTCTCAGTTCTAAACTCAAAAAATCACGATATAAACTTCCCACAGACAAGCCATTGAACTGAAGTGTGGTGCAGCAAGTTGGGATATGTTGCTCCTATCTACTAAAAATTCACAGAATTGATGATGGTTGAGTCCATGAGATCAAACAAAGATCACTATTGAAACTACAGGTTCCATGATACATAACAGATCCAGATATTTTCCACACAGTTCCTGCTGATAAATAATGCACTGAAGAACCATAGGCTTGGAACAATCTGCACCTTGAACAGCTTTGTAAATTTGCCCAACTAAATCTTTTCCTGTGCCACACATATTTCTACCATCATCTGTTGCAATAAACTTCAGCCATTTCCATTCCAACTTGTACCGAGTTAGTGATTttttgacttcattgaaaatgtCCTCACCTATGGGTGTTTCATGTATACTGTGCACAGAAACTAATTCTtcagtcacttcaaaattaattttgactTTGCAAATAAACAACAGCAACTATGAAGTGTTGGAAACACTCTGTTGACTCGTCAAGCACGATAGAAAAACACTTGAACTCTTTGGCCTCGTCTTTCGGCTGGGACACAATACTGCTCACAATGTCCTCGAATCTACGATGAACTGTATTTGCTGAAAGGCTAATAGCCTTAAATAAGTCTACTTTTTCTCGGCACATTTCTTTGGCTACTTCAatcatatataatttaattagctCACCATTGGTAAATGGTTTTCCTTGCTTGGCGAACAAGTGTGTCACCTGGAAACTTGCTGTTGTTGCAACTACATTGTCGGCTTTCTTCCTCTTAAATACAAACTGTGCAATAGCTTTCCCATGAAATGAGAATAGTTTGATGAGTGCTTGGTTTCATAATGTGATTCAATAAGTAAGTAGTCCACAGTCCACTGTTCTTTAAAAACACTACATTAAGAACAAATTTTTCTCTTCTTCTCTTGTCTTGACATAATGACAAGGAATAGCTATGAACTCGAACATAAAGTAAACAACAGCATTCTCTGACACACACTGAGCTACACAGGGTAGGCATAGGAATTAACTTGCTGCTTCAGGGCACTGGGATGGATAAGTGAGATGATGCAGTGCTAAATAATATGACATTTTCCAGCAAATATAAAAGTGTATAACACTAAGATTGGCTTTAGCTcgattatgttttatttttatataaataaaaatgaaatcatttttttactttaatggaCTGTTGGCAGGCTGTATCACAACTAGATTGTCTTTTGctcaattacattttatttttttgtttttataatattgaaaaattataatgctactttaataagtttttttGGTAAGCCAGATAAATCAAAGTTGTGGTCCATAGTTTGGAGAGTCCTACTATAGAATgctgataaatgttaaataaattttactttgtgCCACAAAAATAAATCTGAAGTTAAGAGGAACTGACTGTAAAATACTTCCAAAAGTAAGAAATAGGCATTAGGTTGGTATAAATTTATGCTTTAGGTTTTATTAATTCTTCACATACaattttaaatgcatttaaaGACAAAAAACATTGAGTATGAAGCACGCAAGTcaatatttgaagtaaaaatagaaagaaaagaaGATTCTTATGAGAAAGGTTGGCAGCAGATGGAAATAAAAAGTTAGATACCAGAAGAACTTGAAAGAAATATCAACACCTGGTGCTTTTTCACTGTAGACTGCTAGTACATGCTGCTTTATCCCTACCATTAAGGAATGGACATATTTCCATCTATTTGGATATTTAGGGTCTTTTGACAAGCACTTACCACCACAAATGAAAGAGTTGATGCTGAATTCATAGActtactaattaaatcatcttttTTGAGGTGGCATCTCCTTGGAAGATCACTTACACCCAGTAAATTGTCATTATCACTAAAAGTAACTATTTAATGagtaacttaaaatatttgtattttgaaattttattgtaaatttggGATCTTTTTCTACACTTTCTTGCAGAACGTCTatgtgaagaatattttttttattcaatgtcAGATTCAATGATTTTCTTGATTGTCACTTCTCTTCTATTAAAGACTGGAATAATCTTCTAACATTTGATGAAACAGCTGAATGGTGTTACTGTCATACTTAAGCATTAATAAAGATAAGGCTTACAATAATTATTGTATGTCTTAAGACTAATGCATCAAAAACcatatttgtaatattgtaaacACTGAATGCTTTTcaactaaaacattttgattgGTTTTTGTATCCTTGGTCAAATAATTGATAAGACATATCAATGAACCAAGCATATGTCCTCACTTAGAGATTAgcttaattgtttttttcatatctCTATTTTACAACATTTATGAGTGTAGAAACCAATGCTCTAATGTGTCATATGGGTATCTGTcagaatatttaacaaaacatattgAAAGATTCATTTCAggaaaaaactaaataaatgaaatacattacTTGCATGTATTTTTACAATTTGCTCTATTTTCAGAGCCTAACAACCTGACTATCAGTTAATATTACAGACTTAGGAATTGAAAGTAACCACAATAATTTTGATAACTaagtttaacacttttttttctataaaataatataaagattaataaccTGTAGAAAATCAGAAGTGATAGCTTGTTTGAAATGATGTTTTTCTAAATGAACAAATGTGCCAGATGCTACTAATGCTGAGAATTCTTCTCGCAAATAATTCATGGCTTGACGATGAACCCACTGGGAACCATGAGGTTGTTCACTCCACTGTAGAATCTGGCTAAGGTTCTCATGGTTTAAACTCTCTACAAAAATATCTTCACAACCTGCAAGTTACACaaattgtaatataatgtaaacagaaAAACATGAGGTATTTTAAAGACAACACTGAGACTGACCTACTTGTAACATTATCAACACAGCTTTTCATTGGATAACTTGTATATACAAGTACAATGAATGCTTGTGCAAAATACTAGATATTAAATCACATATAAAGTATCCTAAAATACATAGTGGtcataaacatttatatacacacacacacacacacagggggGGTGGACCAAATGTGCCCCCCCCCccaaatgttgttaatttgtaatcacttttattagataacagaaaaatatgtacaatatgtttttaaaatacatttggtgatctgttcaaatatgatctcaaatcctaattttaacactggcttttgtaaatacctagaaattttcatgattttaatcaTATACTCTCATAAAAAATCTTGTATACctgttgtagtttcttagatcttattCCAGTTAGCTTCCAAAATGATCAATGTGAAGCacagtactgaaatccaagggaGTGCTGactaaatatttgtgaaacttgtgatgacgagaaacccaaatgaagtaaaaatgtatctcaatataactggtatgggtattaatgcttttgctaataaagcagagaattttttgacctaagaaggttgaaatgtcattcttttctttattagtaaaattgttaatacccataccaggcatCCCAAGAACATTTTTAACTTCTGAAATGGTTTATGTTactttgaatttcatttttacaattGATTATTGCATAGAAActtgtttaatcattttatatgctaattggaataagaagaTCAAGGAAACTAGTGTAGGTGGACAACATGTTTTAAGAGAAtatgtcactaaaatcatgaaaagttcaggtatttacaaaattGTTAAAGTTAGGATTTGAGATTGTATTTGAACAAATCTCATGAATGCTTtacaaaaacatataattttatatatttttctgttgtctaataaaatatatgacaaattaacaacattttgaaGGAGAGCCACTTTTTTGTCCACCccaatgtatatatgtgtatgaaTACAGTAACTGAGTCCTGTTGGTTCAAAATAAGTCAGtagtaatatacatatttttacatatataatgaaatatctacaataaatgattaattatttgagtatcttaagtattttaaaagtacttatctgtgttttacaaattattattaacttcaaCCAAACCAAATTATATTCAAAGGTTAGATTTAAATATTAGCCTTGTAATTAATACAGCTAATCTAGCTTTCTtgcttataatgattagaatgaatgttctttaaatatcaaggattaatatttatacaattatctCTGGgaccaagttttatttttattaaagaataagGAAAACAACAAAGTACTACattcaaacatatatacatattacttttTGCTCATTATATGAAGTACTTATGTATTTGCTTATTTCTTTTTTAGTTGATTATACTTATTAACATTTCATAAAACACTTCAGGATCAGTTGGAGATTTCTGATAATTCTAACAATCCAAATAATTAAGGTAATGCCCTTGTAATTTCTCattattttgattaattcaagTTTGTTCAGCTTTCAGCCAACACAACTTTGTATGATAGTGAAGGGAGGGTTGCCTCATGATACAAGAATTTTGTGTTTAGTTCTCATTTTCACCCAGTTACAGCTATCTGCCACTGACCCTTATTTTGAACTCTAACATTATCTAACTGTTTAAGGTAATTTGAGATGTGCATGATTTATATGTTACAGTAAGTATAATTGCACTCAGCTCTTACTTGATGCCAAAGGTAAGTAATGAGTTTCCTTATTCAGTTTAATTTGCAGGTATTAATACACATAATGAGCCCATGTTATGATGGGTGATAAAGGAGGGTTCTCTTGTTGATTTCAAAATTCTTATAAACAGCTAAATATTTTTTGCACTATTATGTAATAATCAATTTGTGGAAGAgttcaaatataacatttttaaaacaaacttttaaaatgtgtataatattcTGAAGAATGTGCAATAATGTTTGTTTACTGAAAGTCCAGCAAATTGGAAATTCTTTGATTTTGGGATAgcaataaagtattaatatttattgcCTACAGATAGTATGTTTTGAAAATTGgagtttattgtattttacatatgatattaacataataaaaaactcataattgtatatatgtataaatcaaAGCATTCAACACCTATATATTTctgtgaaatagaaaaaaaatggacATCTTACAATCTTTACATATTTAGTTACTCTGagaattttattaaactttaattctgTTAATTTGAATTGAACACAATAATTCAATAAAGAACTACTAAATGTTATTATGATCAGAATTTATATGGTACACAAAACCAACTATAATTAATATTTCCTTAGTGTATTTAAATTTGAGAAATTCTGGATTATAAACAATGGGTTCAGTCTATAACTCACAGGCCTTATGGAAAGTAAATAAGCTGTaagaaattgttttcaaatgtatatTTACTGAAAGTTAAAAACTGCAAATAATTTAATTCTTGACTTGACACAAagcatgaaaaacattatttattaatggtgtattgtaatgtgtaataatatttaatagaaaaaaattgaaaataaatttcctAACTACCAActcaattttctttaaataaggtGATAAAATTGTTTCAACAACAAAGCTTTAACAAATGGTAatgataaaaagaataaaaactttaCTAAGCATTTGCTGTCATGCTGATGATAGTCATTCTTTAGCAgcattaacaaacaaattttcctGATAGTGTTACTATAAACATGTAATGATGGCATGTGTGTAATCAGCATTTTGCTAGTTCAAAGTAACAAACTGCTTACCCAGTGCACACTAGAATATCATTATGTACAAAACAAGACTACTATTTTACACATGATAATCTTATTCACCCTTACATTTGACAAGTTAAAGTGGTATCCACATGCTTGATCAAATTAATGCAGcattttgtaaacatttgttcACCATCATGTGACCAATCAGCTTCATACAGTTaggtttatataaaattataaaccttATCCCAACAACTAAGTGTATTTAATTTCTGTTAACCTGTACTTACTAATAATTTTACAAGTAACTTGCATTATTTTCCTGATTTATAATCAATCCCATGAAATataatgacattttataaaatgttaataaaatttatcacttccacaataaataaaaataaacagaggatttatatatgtatataaaacttgcTTTGGCCATAGGCCTACTTGACATGTCAGCTAATTCAAAACATCTTTCCTTGTTGGAAAGACTTACCCAAGATAATTGCTTTTTCACAGtacaaaagttttttgttttaagatttgAAACTATAATATTACTAATCTTACCATATAATAAAACCATATCTAATCATAAAATGATCACTGGCTCCCACACATTCTCATTCACCCTCCAACCTTCTCAATTTTACCTCATTAGAAATTtatatgaacctgacgatgaccgaagaaggtcgaaacgttgttcactcttctatgtaaaatattttctcaacccaaacgagccgtttgtgcatataaatttttcaacaagtgggtttttcgacaTCACTCATTAGAAATTGATATTAAATCTAAAACAGCTGATGGAGAGATCTCTATTgtactaatttaaataattttacagtcaattaAGATGTGTGAGGGTGGTTAGATTGAATGACAATAGAGATAAGGCTGTAAGAATAATAGTGGATTCTAGGAACCAAGAGAGTCGTCTTGAATTCCAAACTCCTCTATTCAAAAACGAATgattaattaaacaatgtaacaGATTATCTGCATCAAATAAATGGATTAGTGTCAtgttaaataaatgattaaatcAATTAAACCTTTTGCAGTGGATCACAGGTTAAAGGCCATGTCATCCCGTTTGTTGAttcgcattcaaaattttattgaactactatttaatAGACTTACATCAGCAAATTTGGAATTAAATTGTAGATCATAACTCACACTtaaatatgagttaatttcttaattgaaaAGTAGATATTAAAAGAACCCACATTTAACTTATCTCTCTGATTGTAGGTTCGAGTTTTCTCTTgacttacaacaatatttaaacaaatttttttctcCTTTCAATGGAACACAATGGAAGTACAGAATAAAAATAGTAGACATCCAATTTTACCACAGTTCTCACTGAGACAGATacaaaaggaaatataaattttttctcTCACATGAAAGgctcaaaattttaaatttgttaagtgGAGACCACACTCACATATGTGACAGTCCTCTTATCACTCACTTAACAGTTCAGTATGAAGTAATTCAATTTTAAGTAACCATGAGTTCATTAAAGTTTGGATTTACATCTGACtgaacacaagaaaaaaaaagatcacaAACTAAAAGGTAATTCAAaggaatatgaaaaagaaaatacagatTATCATTCTGTCAACAATGGTTACttgaatttctaggacacatttAAGACAATGTTAACCCTTTCTTGGTGGGTTTGGTATAacatatacaagtttttaaactACAACTTTTGATGCAATATTTGCAAGCATCAAACAAGTACAAAGATCATCataactagaagatataattgtttgttacacctatttatttattgttcaatgTTTTAAGAAAACTTCTACCAATTTCtgccttcacaaaatttggtagaattTTAGCAAAGattgaaagtcttttgtacattaaaaaaaatcaaatttctcaATGAAGTGCACCACaagttaccatatccaataatataaaactgacctttagtcttcacAAAGTGAACTATTCTGGCTGTGCTTTAGGagattaaaattttgtaatacagtcacatttcaagtattaaacattatacatgtatttagGTTATTTCAACTTACAAATaagcttttatttttcttaaaacactgaacattaaataaatagGTGTAGAAAACAGTTATATCTTCTACTTATGATGACATTTGTACTTGTTTGATGCTTGCCTTAGGTTGCTAAATCATTTACAATTTTGTACGTAGAGCACATAAAAACATGTTAGTTTTATACATACagctgaataaccaaaaaaataaaaaaatcaccatAGAAttctacaataatttattaatcttaatAACTAAGGTGTATTTAGGTCCAAAAAAggtatgaaactttgagcagactaaaggcACAACTTAtctcattgaaatcttggatcaaaagaatgtggtagcctttttacagattaaaatagctgagaaaaccaTGAGGATGACATTCTGACGTGTTGAAAGGTTtttcatgtcatatattgaagtaagtgtatataagggactgtttctaaaaatgaaacgaggtgaatggggccactgtgtttggtTCAGTACCTAGGTCATACCTCAGCAATGAATAAtaacaaggttcttattttatattctaccttgtcaatattaattatttgatttcatATTTGTACAAATCCatgtatcacaaacatctaattttaaccaatgctgcattcaacataccatgtaacATACTAAAATCTGTGTTtaggtgttttcttttaatatttacttttaaattaagaaattaactaacatattaaagtgttaattataatataaaatttgatttcaaacttactgacgtaaattcataaaatagtagttcaataaaattttgaataagtgtcaacaaatgcaatgacatgacctttgactcACGACCCATTGTAAAAGGGTTAACAAGCAGATGGGAAATGCTTCGATACCCATTTTGAATTAGGTTTCTCAACTGAAATGCatccaaatgaaaaaaataaactaataacttaTGGCACACACGATATTCAGTTCCAGCCTTTTTATCACATACTTTTGGACAGGAATTGATGTGACAGACAATAGCTTAGGCATGAATGATTGCCTTTCAAAACTTATGTTTTTGTCCATTACAGAGAAAGAAGACAATATAAGATACGTATCACAAAATGTTTACAAGAGGTAGCACTAGAAGTCAGTTTGAAAATGTTCTTCTACTACTAAGAATAGTGTTGGTTAAGCTAATATGAACTGCATAGGTTTAGGACTTAAGTGCTTTAAAATGAATAAGTTGTAAGAAGCCACAGCACTGCTTTCTTTTCGATGATACCTTATTTGTGTTTGGTAAGCCAAGGCTTTGATAACTATAAGCTATTACAGCTCTGGAAAAGAGGAGGTAAATAAGTCAAATAAAAAGAACCAAATTTTGAAGAGGACACAAACAGTAATTATGATgtcattttgaacatttttatactgcTTTAAgattactaaaaattattttgaatgtttaaatatatatacgtgtgtgtgtgaagacaaatatttttaaatatttctttttttcaaataaccacaaaaaatatttattccaagtttaatttttacacattatttagCCTCCCCTCTCCTATCGTATGCAAGCTAtccattttacaaaattttttaacaaatgaaactCATTGTCTAGCTATTCAATCTCCTtttaaaatgtcagaaacattTCAACCTATCACTTTCAACTGACCTGCTTATGATCTCCTCACCACAATCAAACCTTAAGAAACTTAATGAAACTCAATCTACGAATATTTTAGGTTAGTTATTAACTTGTAGAATGGTTTGTCTAAtgatttgttgttattaatttattttaatcttctGTTGGAGATATACAGGCCATAATTTGAAGCTTCAGTGTTTAAAGTTGAAGCGTGACCTTGCTGAGCTAATtggtattttgttacatagtttttgtttaatttacttaCAAATAGAATATTACAAGTGAGTTCACTAAACAGTTTCATTAATAACCTTCTGACTAGAAAATTTCCTTTTACAACTAAAAGAACTATCAATTAAGTgagaaaacattacataaaatcataaaaataatatatatagaaaaacacacacatttcaaTTAAAATGCACCTTACCATGTAAGAGAGAGTCAATTTCTAATAGCTGTGCAACTTCATATAGCTCCATTAATTGGTCAATAACAGAAGGCTGATAACTACGCACTATGAGGGTACTGTTTCCTTCAGAACACACAGAAGAAGTATTTCTTTCTACTTCAGTTAGTAGAGAAAACAAATCAAAGGTATCACAATAAAGagcaaaaagtataatttttgcATAGCGCTTTGGAACAATGGCATCATCCAAAACTATTCGCATAAATGCTGGTTCTTTCATTTCATTGGACCTTCTCTGATATCGTTgaatcacatttttaaaaaatggtgaTCTTGAAGCCAAAACAACTTTGTGACATGGAATTTCATCTTCAAGGTCATTTCTGTATTCACCAACAGAAAATCCATGCCTAATGCCTACTTTACCAGTTAAGTTGTAAGAAGCCACAGCACTGCTTTCTTTTCGATGATAACTTACAGATGAGTGACGAAACACTAAACAGGCATCAACAAAGAGTTTGCTAGTCATTAAGTATTTCATATCCTCTCTAAGAGGATTAGGTATTCCAAACTGTTCACTTAGTTGTATTAAAGTATCAACATTTCCTTCATACTTGTCACCAACCAAGAGCTCTCCTGTATAAAGATACCTTAGTAATTCATTAAACATGCCCAAGCTAATACCAGGTATGTCAATTTCAATTGCAATCTGACTTCCACATGACAGAGGATCATTTAACATTTCTCTAAAAAAAGGACACCTAATGCATAAGATAGCTCTATGTGCAGGAAAACATCTTCCTTTATATATAAGGTCAACATCAGATGAAAATTTGCTTTCATATATAAGGCCCAGGTCTTGTTGACAAGTCTTAGCAGATGGACGAGCTAAATCTGCTTGAAGTACAAGTTCTCTTAATGCACTTTGTGCTTCATAATGTTCTACAAGTAATGCAACATCTCTAAGACTCCATTCTTCCAGAAATTCACGAAATACCTGAGTATGATCAAATGATTTACTTGTTCTACGTTTCCTAATAAACCTTTTTCTTAAAGTAGATAATACAAGTGGTGCTGCTTTACGTTTCTTTTCCTTTCCTGTTCCTCCTCCTTGAACACCTAAATTTTGAGTTAAATCTGAAGAGAGACTGGTGGATCCTGGAACAACAGCACTTGATTCACTATTAGTTTGGATGGATGACATAGAATCTGATGAATGATATCCTGTAGATGATGCTGCCCCCATCTTACTTTTGTTTATAAGAATAGCTCTAGttgtaatttaacatttaaattattgataattttacATCCTTTGGAATTCAATATAAGGTTTAAATTGACGTTACTTTGTAACACACTTTACAAGTTACACTTTTACAGTTTTTTTCAATagacatttaaatttcaaaaccaTGTACACGTATTAGATTACTTTCAAATACTACCTCAGTACCTATTACATTTTAACAACTTTCAACAGTCATGTTTCTAGCTGACAAATAATACTGTGAGCATAACTTAAGATAACCTAAAAGTAGGGCAGAAACACATTCTTAGGTTTACACCGTATCTTGGGTATTCCGAATTTTCTAGACATGAACTGGGTGATGAAGTGTTTATTATCACACTGATGTTTCAtcatttctttaataacaacaatagttGGCAATTATTGTTGAAAATACTTGATAAGCATCAGCAGAAAATACCTTTGGGAGAACACAAATAGTCCTATACTCTATACAAGTTGTTAATTTGAAGTTCACCTTGAAAATTCAAGGCTTAGTTAATAACATAACGTCAATCTATATCACTATGGACTAGAACATAATTCAAAAAGTCAGAAGTTTTAATCAAGTTAAAGCTCCGACATTTTATAGGTATTTGATAATGAATACTAAaacttaattataataataccactacTTTTGTTAGAAACAAATGGATAATTTACGCACTAAAAAGATCTAAAATTAAGTAAGTACTTCAAAATAAACTGATAGTTTTGTTACGATACTTTCTAACACTGACTTTTAACTTATTAACCCTAACTTAGGCTTATCGCCTTTCCTCAATGTTTCAACTATAGTTCCAAACGTATCCTATGAGGGCGCTTTAATGATTTTTTGTTCACCTTTTGTGAAACATTTCCAAGAAGTTCTAAGGCatagatacaaaaataaattgtttttttatatttatgctCCAAACACATTAAGAATTCCTTACTGGTAGTACATTTTAAAACGCAATTAGCTGTGAaacttagtttgttttgaatataatgttcaagaaaattaaagtaaaaaaaatcgtATAGAAATGGTAAATGACTGAAAAAGTAACAGACGTTTCCATTACCCGGCGTAAACAGGTGGTTAgagagctcgactcgcaatctgagaggcacgagtttgaatctccgttacaccaaacacgatcaccctttcagccgtaagaactt is part of the Tachypleus tridentatus isolate NWPU-2018 chromosome 4, ASM421037v1, whole genome shotgun sequence genome and encodes:
- the LOC143249390 gene encoding BTB/POZ domain-containing protein 7-like isoform X2, whose translation is MGAASSTGYHSSDSMSSIQTNSESSAVVPGSTSLSSDLTQNLGVQGGGTGKEKKRKAAPLVLSTLRKRFIRKRRTSKSFDHTQVFREFLEEWSLRDVALLVEHYEAQSALRELVLQADLARPSAKTCQQDLGLIYESKFSSDVDLIYKGRCFPAHRAILCIRCPFFREMLNDPLSCGSQIAIEIDIPGISLGMFNELLRYLYTGELLVGDKYEGNVDTLIQLSEQFGIPNPLREDMKYLMTSKLFVDACLVFRHSSVSYHRKESSAVASYNLTGKVGIRHGFSVGEYRNDLEDEIPCHKVVLASRSPFFKNVIQRYQRRSNEMKEPAFMRIVLDDAIVPKRYAKIILFALYCDTFDLFSLLTEVERNTSSVCSEGNSTLIVRSYQPSVIDQLMELYEVAQLLEIDSLLHGCEDIFVESLNHENLSQILQWSEQPHGSQWVHRQAMNYLREEFSALVASGTFVHLEKHHFKQAITSDFLQASELEILQAVLRWGEFQLSKQSGDREPSVAPQSVYMVGRRGPRRRDLCVAELRDIISDLICFVRVDHIVPPDSELLTSAVKRGLFRSPPSCMLDDDHLQSSGVYHKIASWIHGRKGGPLSIPRLFLPYVEEARAWLDEHSARELESWTPSHSTEGQSTGDKASLYQSRSSAFNTRDSAEGIEFLDGNIPVPSDTTLRLMRKREQELRHSQSARQAMSFKQIRCEATRLIQLQVVREFGLPDSVVEVLHRPIYLFVEELNDGDRLATCPVHQDRIRHDGNASPHVSGYNSRETHWSYQATGRDMTSHLHRTIPDIAMATTAMGKMHIATENSPDVQS
- the LOC143249390 gene encoding BTB/POZ domain-containing protein 7-like isoform X1, yielding MGAASSTGYHSSDSMSSIQTNSESSAVVPGSTSLSSDLTQNLGVQGGGTGKEKKRKAAPLVLSTLRKRFIRKRRTSKSFDHTQVFREFLEEWSLRDVALLVEHYEAQSALRELVLQADLARPSAKTCQQDLGLIYESKFSSDVDLIYKGRCFPAHRAILCIRCPFFREMLNDPLSCGSQIAIEIDIPGISLGMFNELLRYLYTGELLVGDKYEGNVDTLIQLSEQFGIPNPLREDMKYLMTSKLFVDACLVFRHSSVSYHRKESSAVASYNLTGKVGIRHGFSVGEYRNDLEDEIPCHKVVLASRSPFFKNVIQRYQRRSNEMKEPAFMRIVLDDAIVPKRYAKIILFALYCDTFDLFSLLTEVERNTSSVCSEGNSTLIVRSYQPSVIDQLMELYEVAQLLEIDSLLHGCEDIFVESLNHENLSQILQWSEQPHGSQWVHRQAMNYLREEFSALVASGTFVHLEKHHFKQAITSDFLQASELEILQAVLRWGEFQLSKQSGDREPSVAPQSVYMVGRRGPRRRDLCVAELRDIISDLICFVRVDHIVPPDSELLTSAVKRGLFRSPPSCMLDDDHLQSSGVYHKIASWIHGRKGGPLSIPRLFLPYVEEARVKAWLDEHSARELESWTPSHSTEGQSTGDKASLYQSRSSAFNTRDSAEGIEFLDGNIPVPSDTTLRLMRKREQELRHSQSARQAMSFKQIRCEATRLIQLQVVREFGLPDSVVEVLHRPIYLFVEELNDGDRLATCPVHQDRIRHDGNASPHVSGYNSRETHWSYQATGRDMTSHLHRTIPDIAMATTAMGKMHIATENSPDVQS